The Pan troglodytes isolate AG18354 chromosome 19, NHGRI_mPanTro3-v2.0_pri, whole genome shotgun sequence region TCCTCACAGAAACCTCCGTGAAGGCCATGCTATTATCATCATCCCAatcttacagataaagaaaatcaacCACTGAGAGGTTGAGATATTTGACAAGGTAACACAGGTGATGAGCAGAGCAGCCAGGACTCACACTCAGACCCTAACATTCACTGTTTTAGTCAATACATTAACTACTTTACAACAACCCAGTGAGTGGGTTCTTATTCTACAGGTGGTTCTCATTCTACAGGTGGGTCTCATTCTACAGGTGGTTCCTATTCTACAGGTGGGTCTCATTCTACAGGTGGTTCTCATTCTACAGGTAGGTCTCATTCTACAGGTAGGAACAGGGAGGCTGAGCATAGCCTTCCCCAGGCTAACCAGCTAACAAATAGAGGTTCTCCACCCAAGTCTTGAATCCAGAGCCTCCTTTCCCTCCAGTTCCTTCTCACACCCTCTACTGTGcatgaaaacacagctcctaAAAGCTCTGACCCAAGTGAACACAAGGAGTCCAGCTTTTGACATGGCATAGTTTGAGGGCAGCTGGACCAGAAGCTGGTGCAGTGGAGCAGACTTCTCAAGGTCCCACTTAGTCTTAAAATGTTGGAGGCTCAGTGGGCAAGAGTTGTCTAATTTTTCCAAATTAGACAGTCTTAGACTCCAAACAGTCTTAGAAGGACTTCCATGTACAAGATCAACATCTAAGACCAATTCCAATGCCTCCAGAATGAGAGTAGGAGCCTCTCCCAAAGGAGAGACTATGTGTTCTGAAAGTCCAAATGAACCCGCAAAGAGGCCATCCCCTGCCCTTGGGCTGGGTGAAGTGCTGCTTCTTTCAGGCTCTGCCTCTTTAGGGCAAGGAGGCAGGTTGCCCCAGGGCCCACTTTGCCTAGTGCCCCATTTTCCCTACTGGTCCATCTTCTCTCAGTGTGGGAACTGGGATTGTATAAAAAAGCATGATACTGCTGACCCCAGGAATTTCATGGGCTCACTTCACCACCCACAGAAGTCCATGCCAGAGGCCTAGGCCAGAGCCAGGCTTCTCCCATGGAAGAGCAGTGCTCTGAAGCTCTAGGGTCAGGTCTTGGAGATTTCCAgcccattttataaaattcttcaaTCAGAGATGTGGAAGGAGACACAGCCCAGAGAAACCACTGTTGGGAGCTGATAGAACTTCTTTTACCAAAAGGCTAAAAACAACACTGACATCAATGCAAGTTAGGGGCTTCCTTGCACCCCTAAAGTACCAGTTTCTTTGGTTTTGGACAAATCCACAAAGTATCTTTGAATATATGAAAGTCTCCATGGACGGTCACTTGGCACACTGATACATTCTCAGTGATAACCCAAGGCATCCACTAATCCTGCCAGCTGTTccaactatcaaagaaagatcCCTATTAACTCAAGTTCAGCTTGGAGCTAAATGTGGCTTCTGCTCTAATTCTTTGAAACTGGCACACTACACATGGTTCTGCACAGTTACTGATGCCCTTAACCAGAACACTGGGTTAGCCACACTATTCCATCCCCCAGTCAAGTCTGAGAGCTGAGTTcaccatatttttaataaataacccatttaatatttttaaaccgCTGAGTCTTACAGAAATAAGGAGATTAAAATCAGCATAAGCCATTTGCAGAGACAAAGGAGAATGGCACGACCTCGGAGTTCCTAACACCCCAGATCATCATCCTGGCATTGGAATCTTTGCTGACTTAGTCGGAAGCAAAGCTGCAATCCCTGAGCTTTGTGTAAGTGTGATGGAAGCCAGGGCAGCGGGGCAGAGAGGGGCatcccagaggcagaggcaggaagacgGAGAGTCTGCACAGGACCGTCACGGTCCCTCTCCTCTTGACCCATGACTAAGATGGGTCCACCTCGGATGTCCTTCCTCTTTACGTTGCCCTGGATGCTCAGTTTCCCAAATAATATCCACCTAGACCCAGGAacagggcagggagggaaggggctCATAGTAGGGTCTGTCCATCTGAACAGGACCCTGCACCCTCTTGAGTAACACGGGCAGATGCCTGGCCTGATTTGTCCTAAATGAGGCCTGGGTCTGACGTGCCCCCACCCCTACAGGGGCCATCAGAGACCATGAAAGGGTTTATGGTCTCCAATGGGCAGCCACATAGCCCAGGAGTGGATGTTTCTCCCAGGTTCAGGGCAGGAGACACCGGTCTTTTTCACATGCTAAGCCCAAGAAAGGGGACAGAGTCGGCCCATCAGTCCTCAGGCCCCCAGTTCAGCCATGTAAGAGTGAAGCTGAGGCTTCCTGATACCCTGAGAAGGAATCCTACCCACTGGAGGCCCCCTCCCTCCATTTGAGGACACTTCatggagaagagggaggaggaacaCTGTAGCTGGACCACCAGAAGAAAAGCATCCCCCCCAGAAGCTCACAACCTGGCTCCTGCAGACACGTAGCCTACCCCTGTGTCTGAGTTAAGATCATTTCTATCCAAGCAGCCAGCAGCCAGGCAGAGCCTGGCGTTTATCTGGTGGGGATTTGGTGAGCCAAATGCTACCTGTGTGAGAGTCACCTCAGCAACCCACCAGGTGCAAACAGCTGTGCCCCAGCAAGGCACTCCATGGCCCTCATCTCAGGGCCCTCCGCTGGGAAGGATTTTAACTTATGGCTTTTGAGCAGTCAGGGAGGCAGCTGACCGTGAAATACACTTGAATTCAGTCAGTTCTGACAACTGAAATCGGCCCTTCAAgaatgaaacagaaacagaaatgttTCTTTGTCCAGAGGGAGACACATGGAGACTTATGACATAGCATGGGCCATTTTGAAGCAGTGATTCGAGAGATCTACAGCCAATAATCTAACAAATAGAAGAGATCTGCATTATGCTTTAAAATAGCACCGGATGCCCAGAGAGAATAGCAGAGCACCAATTCTGACATCACCACCAGCAGTCAGACACCCCAGGTAACACGGTTCAAAAGGAAAGTGATTTAAATATAGAAGCACACAGAGAAGGCTGTTTATGCCAGGAACGGGTACTGCTGCTAAACCAGATCCCATCTCCTGGGGTCATTTCCTTCCTCAACCTCAGGAGAGGCAGCAGCCCTGGCTCTGGGGGGAAGGAGGGGAATGGTATGAGACCACAGGCTTAAGGTGCAAGAAGAATGATTTAGGTCCAGTTAAAGAAAGCCTTCATCCCAAAGAAAAGCCTTGGTATCACTGCAGGTACATTTCCAGAAAGAACTAGGCATCAACCGCCTTATGAGCATCTAAATGAAGCCTGGAAGTGAAGAAATGAATTGACAAACTAGACACCATCTCAACTAGAGAAAgagatgtttttctatttaaGGGTCACGGACccacaggaaaagaaatcaatgaagGGCCTccacaaataaaaagcaaactaatTTAGTTTTGGAAggaaacataatataaaataaccCATTCATCCACTTCCTAAATCAAGAGCAAAGAAGATAAACTGTATTTAGCAAGAAATAagactgtgctttttttttttttttttttttttttgagatggagtcccactctgtcacccaggctggagtgcagtgacacgacctcagctcactacaacctctgcctcctgggttgaagcaattctcctgcctcagccttctaaagtgctgggattacaggtgtgagccaccgcgcccggcctgtgctTTGATTTTATAGTATACCTAGCTATGAGAGAGagactgaaagagaaaaatggaagtgaaattatattttaaatcgGCATGAATTTCCTTGTGCTgagcccctcccctctccctcatcAAATTCAGATTTGCGTTCCTACTGCCCACAGACTTTCCATAGCTTTTATGACAATTATCAGGTGGGCCAAGCAGCTTTGTGGGGGCAGGTCTCATCTGGGCTGTCTCGCAAAGACCAGGGACCCAGTGAAACCACATGATGGTCACATTCAGCCCTCGTAGGGGTTCCATCTGCATCCAGGCCATCCCAATGGCCACTCGGAAAAAGCCCTTTGCAGGGCATTTTAAGGGGCCTGGAGCAGGGTTCCCATCCTGGCTGCACATCAGGATCTCCCAGAAAGCTTTTGAAAAACGCTGTTTCCCAGGTCCCACCAATGAACCAAGGTGTGCCTGGATTCTGATGAGAAACACAGTCCCAGTTTTGGGGTTGatccagggtttctcaaccttgacacTCTTGATATTTTGGCCTGGATCATTCCATGTTGGGAGGACCTGTCCTGTGTGTCTTGGGATGTTCAGCAACGTCTGTGGCCTCCACCGGCTGGGTGCCAGGTGTACCCCTCTCACCACCACCATAACCCCAGGCATCGCCAAGTGTCCCCTGGGGGGGCAGAATCGGCCCCAACAGAGACTGCTGTTTGGTTCTTTGTTGATTGTGCACCCTGCACACCCTGAaaaatggcttgagcctgggccTCGGTTACCCTGTCTGCCTAATGGGGTGCAGAACCCACAGGCCGTCTGCCCTGCAGACTCATCCAGCCTCAGCTCCCTGAAGACCTCCCAGCCCTCCAGGCAACCTCATTATCCCACTGAGATGTTGTTCTAAGGGTCAAAGACAGATGTTTCAGCCCAGATTAAGGATCTGGGGAGAAGAGAGGCTGCCAGAGCCCCCTGCATGCCGAGCAGAATGACACCACGCTCTCTGCCAGGCCTCTGTCCTTGCTACGGGTTGCTCCCCTCAACTCACAGTCTGTCTCCTCCTTTGCAGAGAAGAACTGTTCCTACTTCAGGCATTTTAACCCCGGCGAGAGCTCGGAGATCTTCGAATTCACCACTCAGAAGGGTGAGCCTGGGTGGAAAGGGGTCTGGGGTGACAAGAGGGGACTTCTGTGTCGTGCACCACTGGGCCAGAAAGTCATTGGCAAAAGCACTGACTTCCTCACGCCTGATGAGAAGAAGCCCGTGGTGCATTTGAACAACAGTCTTGTCACCTCCCTGCTCCGGAGGCCCCAGGCAGCCGCCTTCCATCTCCAGGGCCCAGAGCTTCCACACCTCAGGGCCAGGGAGCATTTGCAGAAGCAGCACCTCCTGGTAGGCCCCTACACAAGGGCAGCTGTTGTGACGGGAGCTGTGGATGTGGAACAAGTGCTCAGAAGCCCCGTGGTGGCTCTTGGTGGCATGTGATAGTTAGAGTCTGCAGGGACAGTCTGAGTCCCTCCCTGGCCTAGAAATCCCTCCCTGAGTACCAGGAGGGTGCGGTGGGCTCTGGGAGCTTTTCAGGATCCGCAGAGCTCAGACGCACACCCATTGTCGGGAGTACAGACCCGTGCCTGCCTGCGCCCAGACAGCTGCACACAGGGTGAGTgggcagacacacagacacacactgacacacacagacacacacaacacagatacacacacacaatgacacACACAAGACACAGACGCACAGAGACACTGACACACACGCATGATGACACACAAAATGACACACagtgacacacacagacacacactgacacacacgtacaatgacacagacacagagacacacactgacacacacgtacaatgacacagacacagagacacacactgaCACATACGCATGACACACaatgacacacacagacactgacacacacacagatacatacaatGACACACacaagacacagacacagagacacacacttgacacacacacaatgacacacacagacactgacacacacactgTGGTGCATGGTGTGGTCCCTAACCAGCCACGACGAGAGCTCCCGGGCTGAGGCCGCATGCTGGGTGTCCCTTGTGTTTGCAGAGTACAGCATCTCGGCAGCCGCCATCGCCATCTTCAGCCTTGGCTTCATCATCCTGGGCAGCCTCTGTGTCCTCCTGTCCCTCGGGAAGAAGAGGGACTATCTGCTGCGACCCGCGTCCATGTTCTATGCCTTTGCAGGTAGACTGGGGGCTCTGCCTGAGCGCCGGGGCCGGGGGACCATGTCGCGGGGGATTCTCCGCTCCACCCTCATGCCCACCGCGAGATTTGGGTGAGGGGCATTTCCCAGGCTCCATCCCCATCCAGGGGCAAACCTGGCCAGGCCGTCAGTGACTCCAGGTGGGTTGGAGGGAGACAGAGCTTGGCGGTTTGTCCATTCCTCTCCACAACTCAACCCTCAAGGCCCCAAAGAAACTGCCCAGAGAATGattaacaaaagaaggaaagaaacgtggtcacctttctttctttttcttggggGATGAGGaagagggtctcgctctgtcatccaggctggagtgcagtggcacgatcacagctcactgcagcctcgaactcctgggttcaagggttcctcccgggttcaagggttcctcccgccccagcctcctagtagctgggactacagacatgcaccaccacacctggctagtttttcattttattttaattttttgtagagacggagggctcatcactatgttgcccaggctggtctcaaactcctggcctcaagcgatcctcctgcctcagcctcccaaagtgctgggattacaggtgtgagccaccacacctggccacatggTTGCCCTTCTGAGGGATGATGCAGGAATAGGGTGGTGGGTGGACAAATGGATCCTTGTGCAGGTTCCCAGCTAGAACCTGCCTTGAGGCAGCTTTTCCCCCAAGGCAAGGTCACCGCCTCCTCCATGCACacaggctggggtggggctggtggCTACGGCAGACGCCCCTCGGTCCCTGAGCGTGCCTGGCTCTGCCCCTAGGTCTCTGCATCCTCGTCTCGGTGGAGGTCATGCGGCAGTCGGTGAAGCGCATGATTGACAGTGAGGACACCGTCTGGATCGAGTACTATTACTCCTGGTCCTTTGCCTGCGCCTGTGCCGCCTTCGTCCTCCTCTTTCTCGGCGGTCTCGCCCTCCTGCTGTTCTCCCTGCCTCGAATGCCCCGGAACCCATGGGAGTCCTGCATGGATGCTGAGCCCGAGCACTAGCCCTCCTGCGGCCCTAGCGACCCTCAGGCTTCTTCCCCAGGAAGCGGGGTCTTGGCCTGGAACCTTCCAGAGAGGAGGCGGGAGCAATTTTAGCTCCACCCTGCTCCCATCTGCCCCCCTGCAACAGTCGCGGGCTGCTTCCTCTCTTTGAGCTCCTCTGGGCTCCTGCAGGCTCCCCTGGGAATAGAGCAAGACGTGAGTCCCAACCTGGCCACAGTTGGGGGAGGCAGAGCCAGCAGGTGGACTGGTGTTTGCAGGGGCCCAACTTCCCCTGGAGCTCAGAGGTGTCCCCACTGTACCAGCCTCTGATAAGCTGCCTCCAGTTGTCCTTTATGAACATTGCAGGGACAACCTGTGTTTGCCAGCTGGGTGTTCCATGTAAATAGCCAGCCTGTCTCTTTCTCGGTGGTAAAACACACCCTCTCTGGTGAGCCCAGCGTCCCCTCCTTGGCTTCCAGGAGCCCTGGGAAGCATTTTTAACTGGGTAGAATCTGACTGTGGCTTGAAATAAAAAGCTCTCAGAAAACTCATGCTTTCCTGGCGCCTTGCATAGAAATCGCTCGGATTCCCAGTCACATCAGGGGCTCCCCTGACGCCGAATGAGAAGGGAAGGCAGGTCACCCGGCTATGTTGAGGTCTTTTGTGGGGACAAGAGGGCAACGCACGTGGCTTAGAGGCTCTGAATTCCAACTCGTATCTCTAGGCCCTGAGATTGTTTTCGGGAGAAACTAGAAACCCTCTGATGAAGCAAGGGTGTTAAAAATAGGAGGGGTTATTTCTAGAGCCTGGCATGCAACGCACCTGGTGCCAACACAGCGCTAAAGCAGCCAGCCAGTGTCTGATTTCTGATGTTGGATTTTTCTTGTGAAGAACATCAGGAAGCAGGGCTTAGCAATTAGACACTTAGGGCCACATGAAGAGCCATGATTTGCACTCTTCTGCCTTCCAAAACCCCGCAGTACTTGCCCAGGCTTCCGAAGTGGAGTTCAGACATGATCGGCAGATGGGATCCTTGCCTTGCACCCCGGAGAACCCACTGGAGTTCATGCTTCTAGGGCAGGgtttggcaaactatggcccgtAGGCCACACCTGGCCTGCCCCCTCTTGCTGTATGGCCCACAAGCAAAAGgtagtttttacagttttaaattgttaaaaaaataaataaaattttttttaaaaaaaaggccaagcgcggtggctcacgcctgtaatcccaacactttgggaggccaacatgggtggatcacaaggtcaggagttcaagaccagcctggccaagatgatgaaacctcatctctattaaaaacacaaaaaattagccgggcatagtggcacgtgcctgtaatcccagctactcggcaggctgaggcaggagaactgcttgaatccgggaggcagaggttgcaatgagccgagatcacgccattgcactccagcctgggcgacagagtgagactccatctcaaaaaacaaaacaaaaccaaaaaaaacccaaaacaatcaAGGAACTGGGCAtcacggctcacacctgtaatttcagtaatttggaaggctgaggcaagaggattgtttgaggccaggagtttgagaccaccctgggcaacacagcaagactccatctctataaaaaataaaaataaaataatttacagataaaaagaagaagaatatctGATGACACATGAAAATGATAAGAAATACACATCTCAATGTCTGTAAATAAAGTTGGATTAACACCAAGCCACGCCCattctatggctgcttttgtcaCCATTGAGTAGTTTCAACAGAGATCTTCTGTCCCGCtatgctgaaaatatttactatctgaccctgTACGAAAAATGTGTGATTACGCCTGTTCTGGAGGAAAACTACAACCATCAGCCCCCATATCAACCTTTTACTGGTCCCATCTAAAAGCTGCGGGGAAGTTCATTATTTCAGTTCGCCTGCGGTACCTCGGGGGTGTGGGCTGGGCTAGGAGGGGTGTCAGAGGAGACTCACTCAAAGACGCAAAGATCCAGCCAGGAAACAAACTTGCTCCAGGTAAAGGAGAATCAGAAGATGACTGTCCCGGCCAGCCAGGGAGCTGGTGCCACAATTTATGAGTAAGAAGGAAGAGCGATAACTTCATCCCATTGATAACCATTTTGGAAGTTGATattattggtgttttttttttcttttttgagacagggtctcacgttGGAGtacagtgcccaggctggagtacagtggcacaatcacagctcactatagcctcgagttcctgggctcaagtgatcctcctacctcagcctcccaagtagtagggactgcaggcgtgcgccaccacacccagctaatttttttttgttttttgttgagacagggttttgatatgttgcccaggctggtctctaactcctgggctcaagcgatccgctagccttggcctcccaaattgctgggattacgggcatgagccaccacacccagcctttttttttttttttttaacagatcggagtcttgctatgctgcccaggctggcctcaaacttctgggctccagatgtcctcctgcctcagtctctggagtagctgggattacaggtgtgagccaccatgcctggctccaatattattcttttattactatttttacttttagcaGAATCAGACTggcatgcattttcttttcttttctttttttcttttttttttttttttctttagatggtgtcttgctctgtcacccaggctggagtgcagtggtgtgatctcagctcactgcaaactccgcctcccgggttcaagcaatgctcctgccttagcctcccgagtagctgggattacaggtgccggccaccacacccagctaatttatttttggtagagacggggtttcaccatgttggccaggatggtctcgaactcctgacctcaggtgatccacctgcctcagcctcccagagtgctgggattacaggcgtgagccgccatgcccggggCCTTGGCATGCATTTTCTACTTCCCCATGGATGCCTATGGGTCGGTCCCCCCAAAACACATCTGAATGGAATATCCACCAAACAGAATACATTCGGCTTCCCAGGCTTTTAACTCAGCACAGCCAGAACTGCGATACAAACCAAAGGGTTGGAGGCTGGCCGCCAGAGAGCCACACATCCTGGCATCTGCCCCAGAAAGAGGCAACGcagcaaagcaaaataaagttGACCAAACCAATGAGGGAAAACGTCTTACTCCCCACCCGCCAAACGCTGCTTGCCAGAAGGATGTCCACAGGGGAAAATGGTTGGCTTTGCCAGGGACTGAAGGCCTCACTTCAGGGTCCAAGCAGGCCCTGCTCTGAAGGCCACCCAGAGCCCAACCACAGAACAACAGTGCCATCTGCCCTGAAGCCTTGGTTGGCCTCAGAATACAATGGCTTCTCATTCCTTGCTGTGGGaactgtgtgattttttttttttttttttgagacagagtcttgctctgttgcccaggctggagtgcagtggcatgatctcagctcactgcaacctccgcctcccagattcaagcgattcttctgcctcagcctcctgagtagctgggactacaggcgcccaccaccacacctggctaatttttgtacttttagtagagacggggtttcgccatgttggccaggctggtctcgaactcctgacctcgggtgatccgacTACCTCGCCTCCTGGAACTATGTGACTTTGACCCACAGCACACCTTGATGTCCTGTCACACTTGCAATTTCTcagcgttttttgtttttttattaattttattattattattattgagacagagtcttacttgctgcccaggctggagtgcagtggtgcgacctcagctcattgcagccttgacctcctgggctcaagcgatcctcctgtctcagcctcccgagtggctgggaccacaggcacgtgccaccacacccggctaatttctgtatttttttttagagacagggtttcgccatgttgcccaggctttctCGTGTTTTTACATCCATCATCTTCCATGAGGCAAAGAAGGCAGCAGAGGCAGGACCAGCAACTAGTTCATCAAGATCCAGACTTAAGTGTGATTTTTTAAgaactgtggtaaaatacacataacgtAAAATTACCATCTTAATCACATTTTCGTGTAGAGTTCAGTCACGTTAAATACACTCCCATTGTTGTGCAACTCTGAACACCGtgcatctccagaactcttcgtcatcccaaactgaaactcacaAGCACTAACTCCGCGTCCTCTCCTTCCCACAGCCActcttccactttctgtctctgggaGTTTGACTCCTCTAGGTACCTCGGGATCAGCGGAATCATGGAGTATTAGTCCTTTTGTGACGGGCTCATTTCCCTCGACTGCTAATGCCTTTAAGGTTCATTTGCACGGTACCAGGTATCAGAACTCCCTTCCTTTTTCAGGCTCAGCAATATCCCACTCTACGTATTCccgtattttgtttatccactcatccactgatggacgCTGGGTTGTTTCCAACTCTTGGCTCTTGTGACTTACTGCTGCTATCAACACGGGTTCATGCTCTGCTTCAGGCCCTGCTTTTGGTTGTTTTGGATGCACTGACtgggacattttttaaaaattaaaattaatgcaaaatctCCACAATTAACACCATATCAAAACTATTAAGTAGGTGCAAacgtaattgcagtttttgccattgaaaggaATGGCAAAAACTgggcagatgtggtggctcatgcctgtaatcccagcactttgggaggcagaggcgggtggatcacttgcggtctggagttcaagaccagcctggccaacatggtgaaatcctgtctctactaaaaatacaaaaaaaaaaaaaaacagccaggcgaggtggtgggcacctgtaatcccaactacttcagaggctgaggcaggagactcgctggaacctgtgaggcggaggttgcagtgagccaagatcctgccactgcactccagcctgggtgatggagcaagactccatctcaaaaaaaaaaaaaaaaaagtaatggcaaaaactgcaattatgttTGCACCAATTTAAATTAGAACCAAGGCTGCTGTTTTCCCGCCTGTCTGATGAGGGCCCTTACCAATCCTCACTTGGCCTCTGCCCAGGTTCCTGGGAGAACCAAGAGAtggctccctctctctctggccAGCACACGGTAGGACCTGCTCCAGTGGCTTGGTGCTTAGTCCCTCCTTAAACTGAAAATTTCAAGGATCTCTGTgtacctctatttttttttttctggctgtgcCGGTAAAGACGGATTTTAATCACAGCCTATCGCAATATTTCCCCTGCCAGTGTGACTTGTTCCATTTtgaccaaatattttatttacaaatccATTTCTAATTTATACCCTGCCCACTTTCAGAAATGATTAGAAGTGGAGACAAGGTATTAATAAACCTATGATGTGGAACATATCTATTAAACCAATGATTGGTATTCAGGCTGGGACGCAGCTGCCCCTGGCCTCCCCAAGCCTTCATTTCTCAGTCTCACTCAATTGCAACCACCGAGGCCATAAATTAATCCCCACACAAGGCATTGATCCTGCACATTGGAGAAAGTTAATTAAGGTCATTGCCATTACAAGCAGCGATACTTTCTAttcttttggctttgcttctgaCAAGAATTTTTGCCTAAATTTGAAAGCCTGGACTTTTTGGAAATTTTCATCATTTAGGGGATATGACTTTCATACATAGCTAGCCCTACCTTACtgctacattattattattattattattattattattattattattagagacagagtcttgttctgtcgcccaggctggagtgcaatggcgcgatctcggctcattgcaatctccacctcctgggttcaagcaattctgcctcagcctcccaagtagctgtgactacaggcacgcaccaccacacccggctagtttttgtattttttgtagagacggggtttcactatgttagccaggctggtctggaactcctgacctcaagtgatccacctcggcctcccaaagtgctgggattataggcgtgagccaccatgcccagccttgtacTTTTGACCTCTGCTTCCTTCAAAAAATTCTCCAAATTTTCCCCCGAATATTTCCGTTGTACAATGTTTGTGCTTCTACCACCTGCCCTTTAAACTTTGGTGTTTTCTGCCAGGTCTCATCTCACATCACAATTTCTAGGAAATCCCATTCATCTCCAGGACATCGGTTACCTGTGACCATCATGAGCCCCTGCCAATCTCTCATTCAGGTATCAGACCCGGTGTGTTGCCTTGCTTTCTGCAGAAACTTTGTTCTCCGGAGGTTCCAGGCCACCCCACATGCCTAAGTCCAAACCTAACccacggctttttttttttttttttttttttgaggcagtttcactcgtgttgcccaggctggagtacaatggctcggtctcagctcattgcaacctctgcctcctgggttcaagtgattctcctgcctcagcctcctaagtagctaggattacaggcgcccgccaccgtgcctggctgactttttttttttttttttttttaagtagagat contains the following coding sequences:
- the CACNG1 gene encoding voltage-dependent calcium channel gamma-1 subunit, whose translation is MSQTKMLKVRVTLFCILAGIVLAMTAVVTDHWAVLSPHMEHHNTTCEAAHFGLWRICTKRIPMDDSKTCGPITLPGEKNCSYFRHFNPGESSEIFEFTTQKEYSISAAAIAIFSLGFIILGSLCVLLSLGKKRDYLLRPASMFYAFAGLCILVSVEVMRQSVKRMIDSEDTVWIEYYYSWSFACACAAFVLLFLGGLALLLFSLPRMPRNPWESCMDAEPEH